From Apium graveolens cultivar Ventura chromosome 9, ASM990537v1, whole genome shotgun sequence, the proteins below share one genomic window:
- the LOC141682772 gene encoding carbonic anhydrase, chloroplastic, with amino-acid sequence MSSITINNWCFTSVSPAQSSSSVATKLHLRPSVSAGLSSSSSSSSNSLPSLIRNEPVFAAPAPLITPILREDMGTEYEEAIAGLKKLISEKEELGPVAAAKVDQITAQLKTPEGGKAFDPVERVKTGFIKFKKEKYETNPALYEELSKGQSPKFMVFACSDSRVCPSHVLDFQPGEAFVVRNVANMVPPFDKDKYAGVGSAVEYAVLHLKVSNIVVIGHSACGGIKGLMSFTFEGPNSTDFIEDWVKIGLPAKSKVIAEHGSKPFGDQCTCCEKEAVNVSLSNLLTYPFVRDGLVNKTLALKGGYYDFVNGSFELWGLDFSLSPPTSVKDVATILHWKL; translated from the exons ATGTCGAGCATTACAATTAACAATTGGTGCTTCACCTCTGTTTCCCCTGCCCAATCTTCTTCCAGTGTAGCTACTAAACTACATTTACGCCCTTCTGTTTCCGCAGGGCtatcttcttcctcttcctcttcttccaACTCTCTACCTAGCCTCATCAGGAACGAGCCTGTTTTCGCTGCCCCCGCTCCCCTCATCACCCCCATCTTG AGAGAAGATATGGGAACCGAGTACGAGGAGGCCATTGCTGGACTCAAGAAGCTGATCAG TGAGAAAGAAGAACTAGGACCAGTTGCAGCAGCAAAGGTTGATCAAATAACTGCTCAACTCAAGACACCTGAAGGCGGCAAAGCATTTGATCCTGTTGAAAGGGTCAAAACTGGCTTCATCAAGTTCAAGAAGGAGAAATACGA GACAAACCCAGCTTTGTATGAGGAACTCTCCAAAGGCCAGAGCCCCAAG TTTATGGTTTTTGCATGCTCCGACTCCCGTGTGTGCCCCTCGCATGTACTGGATTTCCAACCCGGTGAAGCATTCGTTGTCCGTAACGTAGCTAACATGGTCCCTCCCTTTGACAAG GACAAATATGCAGGAGTTGGCTCTGCTGTTGAGTATGCAGTGTTGCATCTGAAGGTTTCCAACATCGTGGTTATTGGACACAGCGCTTGCGGTGGTATCAAGGGGCTCATGTCTTTCACTTTCGAGGGACCTAATTCCAC CGATTTCATTGAAGACTGGGTTAAAATTGGACTGCCTGCCAAGTCCAAGGTCATAGCGGAACATGGTAGCAAACCTTTTGGAGATCAGTGTACATGCTGTGAGAAG GAAGCTGTGAATGTATCACTAAGCAACCTCTTAACATATCCATTTGTGAGAGACGGTTTGGTGAACAAAACTTTGGCACTCAAGGGTGGTTACTATGACTTTGTGAACGGATCTTTCGAGCTCTGGGGACTTGACTTCAGCCTCTCACCACCTACCTCC GTTAAAGATGTCGCCACAATACTGCACTGGAAGCTCTAA